TCTTCGGGGGGCTGATAGTTAGGAAAGTCGAGCAGGGAGAGGAGATCTAGAAAGCGGAGCTGCTTTAAAATGGAACGGCACTCGCGAATTTTATGCACGTTGCTGCTCGCGATGACAAGTTCCATATCTCTTCTCCCTGCGCTAGGACTGGTATATACCAAGAGCTGATTTTGGTATAACACCTGTAGAGCTATTTTAAAAAGCTCTTAATGCTTGCAATCGTATACTCTTCGCCTTGGAATTCAAACTTCTTGCCAACAGTCAGCCCTGCCATTGCCTGAGCGAGTTTAGACTGGAAGGAGAGGATGTTGCGTTCTGGATCCGCATCCCAAGGGCCGAGAAGGGTGTAGGTAACCTTCCCTTTCTTGGTTGTGCACTCGATCACCGTTCCAACACCAACCTCATCTACAGAGATATCCTGGACTGTGAGAACGCGTGTGTGGTTCATCTGATCGGAGAGGAGTTTCAGCTCAGACTGGAGGCGGTCTCTCTTTTCAAGGGCAGCTTTAAATTCAGCGTTCTCGCGGAGATCCCCGTGAGCTCTTGCGATTTCGATCTCTTTCGCATTCTGGACGGTTTCAACAGTTGCGATCTGTTGGATGCGCTTCTGTAGCTTCTCGTATCCATCCTGGGTTGTCCAGAGTGTCTGTCCCTCGGTTGAAGGAGCTTCGCTCTTGCGGCGCCCTTTTGCAAGGGTCGGGTGGACAACTTCGGCTAGCGAGTGGAGGATCTTGATATCGTGATCGCTTAACGAGTGGCACTTGGTTGCGAGGAGAAGAAACTCTTTGCAAGTCTCTTGAGAGGCTCCTTGCATGATCTGTCTGACAATTGCAAAACGACCGCCAGAGAGGAGCGCGTGCATCTTCTTGATCAGCTCCCTTCCCTGCTCTTTATGTTCGAGCTGGCTAAGCAGTACGAGGAAGGATTCGAAGAACTGATTCTTTCCCTCTTGGTCTCCGAAGGGAAGTTCGGGCTGAACGATCACCTTCTGGAAGTACCAGAGGAAGGCTTCAGGGTGTCTGGCTGGATAAGTGTACAGATCTTGGAGCGCCTTGAGCACCTCTGGTTTTGCACCAGCGCCTAAGAGTTCACTCAGGATGTAATCTCTAAGCGGGCTGTATTCGACGAGGAAGAATAGGCTTGTGAAGATCTCTTTCCAGTCGGCACGGTTCTTGCGGATCTCCGCCAGAGCGCGTTTTTTAAATGTCTGAAGATCGATCTGCGAGAAGAGCTCTTCAAAATTCTTGATGCGCTTGATGAGTTCTGCAACAGGAGCGTACTCCTTTTCGCCACCAAGATCTTGCAAGAAGAAGTGGATTTGAAGCTCTTGTGCGCTAGTGATCTCTGGGAAAGAGAGCATCTCTTTCATCTTGCTTAAGAGCTGCGCTTTGAACTCGGCATTTTTAAGAGTTTCTGGAAAGTCTTTGATGAAGGAGTAGACCATCTGGATGAGGGTCGATGCGTCGGGTTTGTTCTCGAGAGCTTTCTGAAGGCGCTCTTCGTGAGAAACTTCAGCTCTTCTCAAGCGGAAGGGAGAGCCTAGGTCCTCGGGAGATTCGATCATCGTATCTTTTTTGATCTTGGAGCGCGCATTCTGCCACCACTTCTGCCATTCGGCAGCGGGGATGACCAGGTCTGCCAGCTCATCTTTGATCTCTGCAGCCGTCTTATCGCCCAGGTCTCTAAGCAGCATGTGGATCACTTCAAGAGGCTTCTCTTTAGCCATCTGCTCGAGTGTGTCCGGCTTCCCGAAGCGGAGTGCGAGGAAGTGGTTTTCAGGAACGGGGATCAGCATTCTAAATGCTGTCTCGAAAGACATCTCTTTCACGCCAGGAGCGTAGTCGAACTCGAGGCTGAGCTGTTCGCGGATAAGGGAGACATCGAGGATCTCCCCGATTCCCCAGCCGCCTGTGTGGAATACGAAGTTTCCCTTGAGCATGTGAGTTAGTAGTTCAAAGTTGCTGATCGCCCCTTGGAACTTCTCTTTGTTTCTCATGCCAATGAGTCGCATCTTCTCTACGAAATCTTTATCGCTTCCATACTGCTGTTTGAGATAGTCGAGAGCGATCTCTGCAAATTGAGGGGTGTTTGTCGTCTGAAGGTCGATGATGAGCTTAATCACTTCGTGGGAGTCTTTCGACTGTGGGAGTGTCTTCCAGAGTGGGATGCCGCGGTCGACGTGCCTTCCGAAGGCCTCCGCCATGTCCGAAGCTTTGATAGAGGCGAGTATCTGCTTATACTCATCGGGATCTACCTCGTCTGAGGCGCAATACTCTTCCCAAAGTCTAAGAAGGGCTGGATAGTCGTGATTCGCGATCTGGGTCTGAAAGTCTTTTAAATAGCTCATCTCTGTTCCTACACCTGGCTGAAAGTGACAAGTTTGCATAAGCGAATAGGGAGTCAAACTGTTAAAAGCACCAGAATTAAATTTTTAAAGGCGCCTAAAACTTTCAATTTTTGAAGACTCCACTCCTCCGGTAGAAGGGAGTATAGGAAGGCGTCCAATTATCTTCAATGCAGGAAAAGAGTTCGAGTTAGACAGAGCGCATCTGGGCGAAGACCTCATCGATCTCTCCAAAGGCCCGGATCTCGCCCTTTTCAAGCCAGACGGCTTTATTGCAAAATTCTTTCATGATGTTGTGGTCATGTGTAGAGAGGACCATGAGATCGGAGCGGTGGACTAGATTTGCCATGCGGGATTTAGCCTTTTTCATGAAGTTCGCGTCCCCGACGTTCACGACCTCATCGATCAGCAGGATTTGAGAGTGGATGCTGGTGATAATGCCAAAGGCGAGTCTAATCATCATGCCTGAAGAGTAGCTCTTAAGGGGCATCTTGATGAATTCGCCCAGCTCTGCAAACTCTTCGATTTCAGGCACCGCCTTCTCAACCTCACGTCTTGAGAGGCCGAGAATCAGGCCGCGCAGCATAATGTTTTCATAGCCTGTGAGGGCTAGATCGATGCCTGTCATGATGTCGAATAGGCAGTTGGTCTGGCCTGAGATCTTGATTTTGCCCGAAGAGGGCTCGTAGATCTGGGCGAGAACTTTAAGAAGAGTGGTTTTGCCCGCGCCATTATGCCCAATAAGGCCGACTCGGTCGCCAACTTCAAGTTTTAAATTGATGTTCTTGAGAGCTTCGACTTTTACGGTAGGCTCATCCTTGTTTAAGCGCCCGCCAGTTGCCATGTTGAGAACGGAGGTCTTAAGAGACCGAGAGCGCGTTCCATATACAGGGTAGGAGAGAGAGACTTCATCTAAGATGATGCTTGCCATGAACCTATCCGCAAATTACAAGTTTTTGATGGATTTTTCTTCAATCGATCCAAAAGGGTATGCGCGCTCTTGCGCGGCTAAAAATATTTAAGCTAATCCAAGAGCCAACAAGCGCAAAGCAGGAGGCAACAATCCAAGTAGTTGGCGTAGGGAGGCTGCCGAGTAGAGGCTGTCTAACCAGGTCCAAAAAGTAGACGAACGGGTTGAGCTTTACAACTATGGAATTCTCTCCGAGCAGTTTTGGCATCCAAGAGATGGGAGTTACGAAAAAGAGGATCTGAAGACAGCTGTTGATGATCGGAACCATGTCTCGAAAGCGGGTGCTGATCAGTGCGACAACGAGGCAGATCCAGTAGAGATTAATGGTGAGGAGTAGAAGGCCTGGAATTGCCATCAGAACATTCAAGCCCGGATTTAATTTAAAAAACCAGAGCACAAGAAGGTAGACCACAAAATTGTGCGCAAAAAAGATCAGGTTTCTTGTGAGAAACTTTAATACATAAAGATTGTAAGGAAGTTTGATCTGCTTAATAAAGCTCGCATTCGCTCTAAACAATTCTGTCGATTCAGCAATGCTGCCAGTAATAAAAGACCAGAGAAGAAATCCCGCAGTGAAAAAAGGAACGTAGTCTGCGATGTTCTGTGCGAAAATTGTGCTGAAGATCTTTCCCATCGCAGCGATGAAGATCAGCATGCTGATGCTGATCCACCAGGGCCCGAGAACGGAGCGCCTGTAACGCTGCTTCACTTCCAGCAGGCCGAGGCTGAGCCAGATCCGATGCTGGTTTCCGGCTCTTCTAATATCTTCAATTGCAAGATTAATCTGTTTCATGTCCTGCGATTCTACAAAATCGAAAGAAATAACGGAAGAGCGCTTCCTCGAGAGGGCCGGGCTGAAGGCCCGGCTTGAGCGAGAGTGCTTCATTGTTTATCGGCTGTTTGCTATGATTTTGCAGCGCGTCTATGAATTCCATGAGCAGACATCTATACTCTGGCCTATTTCTTTCTGCTCTCGTAGCTCCTTTCAATGCGGAGGCTCTTCAAGAGGGCTCATCGCTATTTCACGATCTGGAGATCGTGGAGAGGTTGAACCGCAACATCCACGACGACCTTCCGCTGATCTACAACAACTCTCTTGTAGGCGGCTATCTATCGATGCCCTCTGCCCGCATGGCGAAGGCGGGAACCGCAGCGCTTGGGGCGGCATACGTTCCCCCCTACAACAATTACGCGATCAACTTCCAAGTATTCGATCACATCGAGATCTCGGGAAACTACCGGGTATTTAAGGGGATGGAGGATAAGCTCTTTGGAAAGATGGGGTTTGGAGATGAGGCGGAGCGCATTGGAAATTTTAAAATCGCTCTTC
This Chlamydiales bacterium DNA region includes the following protein-coding sequences:
- a CDS encoding ABC transporter ATP-binding protein; this translates as MASIILDEVSLSYPVYGTRSRSLKTSVLNMATGGRLNKDEPTVKVEALKNINLKLEVGDRVGLIGHNGAGKTTLLKVLAQIYEPSSGKIKISGQTNCLFDIMTGIDLALTGYENIMLRGLILGLSRREVEKAVPEIEEFAELGEFIKMPLKSYSSGMMIRLAFGIITSIHSQILLIDEVVNVGDANFMKKAKSRMANLVHRSDLMVLSTHDHNIMKEFCNKAVWLEKGEIRAFGEIDEVFAQMRSV
- a CDS encoding ABC transporter permease produces the protein MKQINLAIEDIRRAGNQHRIWLSLGLLEVKQRYRRSVLGPWWISISMLIFIAAMGKIFSTIFAQNIADYVPFFTAGFLLWSFITGSIAESTELFRANASFIKQIKLPYNLYVLKFLTRNLIFFAHNFVVYLLVLWFFKLNPGLNVLMAIPGLLLLTINLYWICLVVALISTRFRDMVPIINSCLQILFFVTPISWMPKLLGENSIVVKLNPFVYFLDLVRQPLLGSLPTPTTWIVASCFALVGSWISLNIFSRARARIPFWID
- a CDS encoding GreA/GreB family elongation factor, which encodes MSYLKDFQTQIANHDYPALLRLWEEYCASDEVDPDEYKQILASIKASDMAEAFGRHVDRGIPLWKTLPQSKDSHEVIKLIIDLQTTNTPQFAEIALDYLKQQYGSDKDFVEKMRLIGMRNKEKFQGAISNFELLTHMLKGNFVFHTGGWGIGEILDVSLIREQLSLEFDYAPGVKEMSFETAFRMLIPVPENHFLALRFGKPDTLEQMAKEKPLEVIHMLLRDLGDKTAAEIKDELADLVIPAAEWQKWWQNARSKIKKDTMIESPEDLGSPFRLRRAEVSHEERLQKALENKPDASTLIQMVYSFIKDFPETLKNAEFKAQLLSKMKEMLSFPEITSAQELQIHFFLQDLGGEKEYAPVAELIKRIKNFEELFSQIDLQTFKKRALAEIRKNRADWKEIFTSLFFLVEYSPLRDYILSELLGAGAKPEVLKALQDLYTYPARHPEAFLWYFQKVIVQPELPFGDQEGKNQFFESFLVLLSQLEHKEQGRELIKKMHALLSGGRFAIVRQIMQGASQETCKEFLLLATKCHSLSDHDIKILHSLAEVVHPTLAKGRRKSEAPSTEGQTLWTTQDGYEKLQKRIQQIATVETVQNAKEIEIARAHGDLRENAEFKAALEKRDRLQSELKLLSDQMNHTRVLTVQDISVDEVGVGTVIECTTKKGKVTYTLLGPWDADPERNILSFQSKLAQAMAGLTVGKKFEFQGEEYTIASIKSFLK